A stretch of DNA from Anthonomus grandis grandis chromosome 22, icAntGran1.3, whole genome shotgun sequence:
gtAGATAACTATAAGAATAAGGTATTTTCGATTTTCTCGCATGCACTTCATTGacctttaaattttgttatttagttttttttatttgtagtcTTGTGTATGTGATAAAATGGATGTGATATTGTATTATAATACCTGTAGTTGTATCAAATTTTATACTATAGCAGTCCATCTTATACTTTGAACGATGAGCCTtgttaatgttttaattatatatattatttaataagctTAATCCCattataattaatacaaaaaaattagttaattaatttaaacaccAAAGTAAATGATCCAAAATCATAATTCGGTTTTCAAAGTATTTAATGGGCTTCTAAGTATTTGTATTaccttaaaatatgtttaaattaaaataaacatttttttttttaaatattacaatatattttatgtttatagtaataaattacatgtttgttttaataatacgCGTTTAATGGTGCGTTCTTAAGCACCCGCTGTCGTATTATGTCCACGAATCTGTACGAAGAAGTTGAAACCATTGCCAAACGTCGTGAGGACGTTGAATTCTACGTAGTTATGTCCAATCCCACCTGCAGCATAACTAGGATATGCTAAAACTTCCGGACTCTCATCATAAACGTTAACGCAATCTATGAGAACATTTCCATCCACGTTCATCTGAAATAAGGGAAAAATAGGGATTCTAAGCTCCTTTAGCTGTGAAGAGTTTAATCCTTGCAaaagtttttaacaaaacattCAATCcccaatttttgtattaaaagagaaGTTTGAAACACATTTTGGTTTATCATTATTCATTGGACATTTCTTGAGTGTATGAGAAACTTACCcttatatttgcaaatatttgaCTCCGTCCATCATTATTTAAAACGACTCTCTCTTGATgcagtaaaatatgatttttcgTACATCTTccgataaataaattatgaggCTTAGTAACTTCTTTTacaacaactaaaataaaaaaaaaactgttatattGCGATAAGGTTTTGATAATAGGAAAAATACTTCTTCCTAAGTAGTTCACTTTATGGGATGTTATCGTAGTGGAGTTCTGACTGCTTGTGGTCTGACTTGAAACACTTACTATAATGACTATAAATAACTGCAAAATGAAGAACATCgtgtgtaataaaatttaattaaaatattttatatcggcgcgtaggcattattctaaattaaattgtatggTGGATAACGTTATAAATTGTGTCGGTTTGACGATGCAGCAGTTCAGATTAAAGGTTatctttgtaatattttaaacctaTATAACCCTTTTTTACTAAgccattattaatattttgttgttctttttcattgaaataatataatgtatattGTAGATTGATGATTGAATGATAGAAAAGTATCGTTTCATTAACATCCTTTACATAGATAGCTGATATTATTGGCATGAATTACACAAGTGCTCATACAAGTAAaaggatataaaaaattaaaaacaattaaatggaGCATTATACCACTATATatgtaagtaaattaaaattgaagccGAGGTATTACAGAtccctaatttattttttccaagttACGAATTCCATAATAGTTATTGCCCCTCCTAGATCTATGGACTCTAAGTTGATATCAGGATTCTGTTAGTTCTAGTGACGCTAAATTTAGTACTTTCACATTCAgacataaaacaaataatatttcagAATTATGATTAGAAATTAGGATGGTGGGATGAAACGAGATAGATATAAGgaacttacattttttttcctatttagaGACATTTTAAGCTTAAGGATCGTAATGGTTTGACTAAAAAAAATGACCAGACTGTgaaagttaagaaaattaaatatttttcgtttttttaacacatttcaTCTCCAGAAACAGTGAAGGGTCAAGCAATCAAGTTCTTATGCAGTAGAGCCAAATGTTATTGAATGCGGCAGAATTGATCCATCtcagaaacaaatattttccgAATATTTAACGACATGTTCATATATGTCTTTCAACATTTTCAAGTTCTTCAATTGCCTTGAAAGAGTCAGAATTTCTCTTAAAACTTTTAGTACTTTGAAGAATCTTTTTCAACTCTTGAACTCTTTCAACTTTGATTGTCTggatgatgaaaaaaaaaagttccaggcagttgaagtaattttcaaGTCCATCAATTGCCTTGAAAGAGTCAAAATATCAGTACTGGAAAAATCTTTTTCAACTTTGACTGTCTGgatgatgtaaaaaaataattctttttccaggcagttaaagtcattATTGATAGCTTCAGGtgtaactgcctggaagtcaaaaataaagaattcaAGAATAAAAACCGTAAATTCTAAGCGGTTTTATTAAGGCTATATACATTTCAAAAAGACAATTTACAGCATATTAGACCACAATTTAGCCTCTGTTTCCTAAATACATCAATTCTAGCTTGCAATACTTATTCCTTAgtaatttcaaatgcctggaataagctTTCGAATATTATTGATTTGAAGGAAGTCGAAGACCTTCGACTAGCACGAAGTCCATATTTTAACTCAATAGATTTCTATATGAAATCAATTGcttacaaaaatacaataaacacaagagcaataattttttaggattCGGCGATttgtcagtaaaaaaaaattaaaatgtattagaCAAATACaggtaaatttgaaaatttactagcaaatattgttatttttttattttatcattcaTTCGAAGTCTcataaagcaatttaaatagttcatgtaaatatctcgaaaaaGGTGAATCCTAAAACAtttatagaagaaaataaaataattccagaTTCTCAATCaggttttaggaaaaattatagTACAATTACATTAGTTGGcagtttaaataatattaagaagtttca
This window harbors:
- the LOC126748582 gene encoding uncharacterized protein LOC126748582 — translated: MFFILQLFIVIIVSVSSQTTSSQNSTTITSHKVNYLGRIVVKEVTKPHNLFIGRCTKNHILLHQERVVLNNDGRSQIFANIRMNVDGNVLIDCVNVYDESPEVLAYPSYAAGGIGHNYVEFNVLTTFGNGFNFFVQIRGHNTTAGA